The Bifidobacterium eulemuris genome includes a window with the following:
- a CDS encoding DUF5067 domain-containing protein — MPDDPAPVQPRRTTAAGIVALVLGVIALILSFIPIINNLAAILGVIGAVFAIVALVGTFRGKRHGKGLAIAAAVVCVLSVVVTLAIQSATVSAIDDAAKEAKGIDTSQDAGSDADNGTDDGAATSSDDGADDSAAANDEQDGEGDIEGAHVSIVSAARSGNDYEGNATVLVTYEWTNTTEKNNSFAALANPKVFQNGTELSTAIYMDNPEGYDSDSYLAEAQPNATARVTLGYVLQDDSPVTVDVTALFSITDDSKVTRTFSLS, encoded by the coding sequence ATGCCCGACGACCCCGCGCCCGTCCAACCGCGCCGCACCACCGCGGCCGGCATCGTCGCACTGGTATTGGGCGTCATCGCGCTGATACTGAGCTTCATCCCCATCATCAACAATCTGGCCGCCATCCTGGGTGTGATCGGCGCGGTGTTCGCCATCGTGGCCCTCGTGGGCACCTTCCGCGGCAAGAGACACGGCAAGGGTCTGGCCATCGCGGCCGCGGTGGTGTGCGTGCTGTCCGTGGTGGTGACGCTGGCCATCCAGTCGGCGACCGTCAGCGCCATCGACGACGCCGCCAAGGAGGCCAAAGGCATCGACACCTCGCAGGACGCCGGATCCGACGCCGACAATGGTACCGACGACGGTGCCGCCACGTCCTCCGATGATGGAGCCGACGATTCCGCGGCGGCCAACGACGAACAGGACGGGGAAGGCGATATCGAAGGCGCCCATGTGAGCATCGTCTCCGCCGCGCGAAGCGGCAACGACTATGAAGGCAACGCCACCGTACTGGTCACCTACGAGTGGACCAACACCACCGAGAAGAACAACTCCTTCGCGGCGTTGGCCAATCCGAAGGTGTTCCAGAACGGCACCGAATTGAGCACCGCCATCTACATGGACAATCCGGAAGGCTACGATTCCGACTCCTATCTGGCCGAAGCGCAGCCGAACGCCACCGCGAGGGTCACGCTCGGATACGTGCTGCAGGACGATTCGCCGGTCACCGTCGACGTCACCGCGCTTTTCTCCATCACCGACGATTCCAAGGTGACCCGCACCTTCTCCCTAAGTTAG
- a CDS encoding Bax inhibitor-1/YccA family protein, translating into MTFGQQPQRNGNQPQQFNGQQYGQPQYGQQYYQQAPQYAQNQGQYAYAANGMGGTATMDAQMAYSYEEARRVSVTKAYGEMTIGLIVTAVVAVLGQMTGAYYSFVMATGLIGIIGLCVAQIALAVVLGARIMKMKSSTARVMFYVYAALMGFTLTSIFMVYDLGSIGIALGITAAFFFALTMFGMTTKFDMLKAGPILMVGLIVLIISQVVLMFLQVDGMTQIVCALGLVLFAGMTIYDAQKTRALFAAYESQGPEMIKKISILCALNLYLDFVNMFLYILQLLGNRD; encoded by the coding sequence ATGACATTCGGTCAGCAGCCCCAGCGCAACGGCAACCAGCCGCAGCAGTTCAACGGCCAGCAGTATGGCCAGCCCCAATACGGGCAGCAGTATTACCAGCAGGCGCCGCAATACGCGCAAAACCAGGGCCAGTACGCCTACGCAGCGAACGGCATGGGCGGCACAGCCACTATGGACGCGCAGATGGCCTACTCCTATGAGGAGGCCCGCCGCGTCTCCGTCACCAAGGCCTACGGAGAGATGACCATCGGCCTGATCGTCACCGCGGTGGTCGCGGTGCTCGGCCAGATGACCGGCGCGTACTATTCCTTCGTCATGGCCACCGGTCTGATCGGCATCATCGGCCTGTGCGTCGCGCAGATCGCCCTGGCGGTGGTTCTCGGCGCGCGCATCATGAAGATGAAGTCGAGCACGGCCCGCGTCATGTTCTATGTGTACGCCGCTTTGATGGGTTTCACCCTGACCTCCATCTTCATGGTGTACGACCTCGGTTCGATCGGCATCGCGCTCGGCATCACCGCCGCGTTCTTCTTCGCGCTGACGATGTTCGGCATGACCACCAAGTTCGACATGCTCAAGGCCGGACCGATCCTGATGGTCGGTCTGATCGTGCTCATCATCTCGCAGGTGGTGCTCATGTTCCTGCAGGTCGACGGTATGACCCAGATCGTGTGCGCGCTCGGCCTGGTGCTGTTCGCCGGCATGACCATCTACGACGCGCAGAAGACGCGCGCGCTGTTCGCGGCCTATGAGTCGCAAGGTCCGGAGATGATCAAGAAGATCTCGATCCTCTGCGCGTTGAACCTCTATCTCGACTTCGTGAACATGTTCC